The Actinomycetota bacterium genomic sequence CGCGGTCCTGGGCACGACTGGCTCAGCCGACCTGCTGGAGTCGCTGGCGGGGTCGAACCTGCTGGTGGTCCCGCTGGACCCGCGCCGCCGGTGGTACCGCTACCACCACCTGTTCGGCGAGCTGCTGCGGGCAGAACTGGAGCGTCGAGAACCCGAGCTGGTCCCCCAGCTGCACGGGCGGGCGGCCGTCTGGCATGAGGCCAACGGTCTGCCCGAGACCGCCATTGACCACGCCCAGGCCGCCGGGGACACCGATCGGGTTGCCCGGCTGGTGTGGAACCTGGCTATGCCCGCCTACGGGGCCGGACGGGTGGACACCACCCGTCGCTGGTTCGGCTGGTTCGAGGACCACGGCCTGGTTGGACGCTACCCGCCGGTGGCCGTGCTCGGGGCCTGGCTGCAGGCCCTGGTGGGCCAGCCGGCGGCGGCCGAACGCTGGGCCGATGCAGCCGAACAGGGGCCGGTTACCGGGACGCTGCCGGACGGCAGCACCGTCCAGAGCTACCGGGCGCTGCTGCGGGCGCTGTTGTGCCGCGACGGCCTGGACCGGATGCGAGCCGACACCCAGGCCGCCTTGAGCGAGTTGGGTCCGGGAAGCCAGTGGCGGCCCACGGCCCAGCTGCTGGAGGGGATCTGCTACCTGCTGGCTGGCGAGACCGACCGGGCCGACTCGGTCCTGATTCAAGCCGCCGAGGTCGCCACCGAAGCCCGGGCGCTGCCCGCGGCCGCGATCGCCCTGGCCGAGCGTTCCCTTGTCGCGATGCACCAACACGACTGGGAGCAGGCCGCCACCCACGCCGAGCAAGCCTACGCGGTGGTTCGGGCCGGGCAGTTGGACGACTATGTCGCCAGCGCCCTGGTCTATGCGGTGATGGCCCGGGTGGCCGTGCATCGGGGTGAGGTGCGGCGGGCCCAGGAACAGCTCGGGCGGGCCACTCGCCTGCGGCCGCTGCTCACCTACGCCCTGCCGTATTTCGCCGTCCAGACCCTGCTGCAGCTAACGCGCGCGTACCTGGCCATGGGTGATGCCGCCGGGGCCAGGACCGTCCTGCGGCAGGCTAGGGACGTCCTCCAGCTCCGGCCCGACCTGGGCATCCTCCCCAGCCAGGCCGACCAGTTGCGAGCAACGCTTGACATCGTACGCGGTAGGACCGGGGGGGTATCGTCGCT encodes the following:
- a CDS encoding LuxR C-terminal-related transcriptional regulator, yielding MSVDERDNDPAVLLAYIAEALDRVEPIDPKMVRGLAGPGASIVSAVSRLAAAMAAMTQPVALVLDHLDQLNNRQCLDAVADLAAEVPIGSQLLVASRARPPLPVGLLRTQGQVVEIGVQELAMDQQEAAALLEGAGVQLAEAEVNELVGRTEGWPVGLHLAAQAVKAGGPRRHSWAGLTGNDRIMAEYLWAELLVRLPRRMVSFLTRTAVLDRMCGPLCDAVLGTTGSADLLESLAGSNLLVVPLDPRRRWYRYHHLFGELLRAELERREPELVPQLHGRAAVWHEANGLPETAIDHAQAAGDTDRVARLVWNLAMPAYGAGRVDTTRRWFGWFEDHGLVGRYPPVAVLGAWLQALVGQPAAAERWADAAEQGPVTGTLPDGSTVQSYRALLRALLCRDGLDRMRADTQAALSELGPGSQWRPTAQLLEGICYLLAGETDRADSVLIQAAEVATEARALPAAAIALAERSLVAMHQHDWEQAATHAEQAYAVVRAGQLDDYVASALVYAVMARVAVHRGEVRRAQEQLGRATRLRPLLTYALPYFAVQTLLQLTRAYLAMGDAAGARTVLRQARDVLQLRPDLGILPSQADQLRATLDIVRGRTGGVSSLTKAELRLVPLLSTHLSFREISEQLTVSPHTVKTQAISVYRKLGVASRSQAVQRAQKLGLGG